Proteins encoded by one window of Pseudomonas sp. PSKL.D1:
- a CDS encoding phasin family protein, with amino-acid sequence MAKVNVKKKDDAQGTLGEVRGYARKIWLAGIGAYARVGQEGSEYFSELVKAGEGVEKRGKKRIDKELDAANNQIEEATQEVSRVRGKVEIQLDKIEKAFDARVGRALNRLGIPSKHDVEALSIKLEQLHELLERVAHKP; translated from the coding sequence ATGGCCAAAGTGAATGTGAAGAAGAAGGACGATGCGCAAGGCACGCTGGGCGAAGTCCGCGGCTACGCCCGCAAGATCTGGCTGGCAGGCATTGGCGCTTATGCCCGGGTCGGCCAAGAAGGCTCGGAGTACTTCAGCGAGCTGGTGAAAGCCGGTGAAGGCGTTGAAAAACGCGGCAAAAAGCGCATCGACAAAGAGCTCGATGCAGCCAACAACCAGATTGAAGAAGCCACCCAAGAGGTAAGTCGCGTACGCGGCAAGGTCGAAATTCAACTCGATAAAATCGAAAAAGCTTTCGACGCGCGGGTAGGCCGTGCCTTGAATCGCCTCGGCATTCCGTCTAAACATGACGTTGAGGCGTTGTCCATCAAGCTTGAACAGCTGCATGAGCTGCTCGAGCGCGTCGCGCACAAACCATAA
- a CDS encoding polyhydroxyalkanoic acid system family protein yields the protein MTQISVERKHTLGREAARAKAEALVEKLSREYDLKATWNGDRVDVARSGANGSVHIGDDTIRVELKLGMMLSIMGASIKSEIERALDKALA from the coding sequence ATGACCCAGATCAGCGTTGAACGCAAACACACCCTCGGCCGCGAAGCCGCCCGCGCCAAGGCCGAAGCGCTGGTGGAAAAGCTCAGCCGCGAGTACGACCTCAAGGCCACCTGGAACGGTGACCGGGTGGATGTGGCACGCAGCGGCGCCAACGGCAGCGTGCACATCGGGGATGACACCATCCGGGTCGAGCTGAAGCTTGGGATGATGCTGTCGATCATGGGCGCCAGCATCAAAAGCGAAATTGAGCGGGCGCTGGACAAGGCGCTGGCCTGA